One Candidatus Methylomirabilota bacterium genomic region harbors:
- a CDS encoding type II toxin-antitoxin system RelE/ParE family toxin, with translation MPGGHPWVHPEAIGDARAAREWYYARNAETAEAFMAELDLAIERIEDAPRRWPPYLGDTRRYLLRRFPFFVVFREVENRVQILAVAHARRRPGYWLGR, from the coding sequence GTGCCGGGCGGGCACCCCTGGGTTCATCCCGAGGCGATCGGGGACGCCCGCGCTGCACGCGAGTGGTATTACGCTCGGAACGCCGAGACGGCTGAGGCGTTTATGGCGGAACTTGATCTGGCGATCGAACGAATCGAGGATGCGCCACGCCGGTGGCCACCCTACCTCGGCGATACGCGTCGATACCTGCTCCGCCGATTTCCTTTCTTCGTTGTGTTCCGCGAGGTCGAGAACCGCGTCCAGATTCTGGCCGTCGCTCACGCGCGACGCCGGCCCGGATATTGGCTTGGGCGGTAG
- a CDS encoding NADPH-dependent 7-cyano-7-deazaguanine reductase QueF gives MPTKPSKTLEVVPNPHPDRDYEVSMTAPEFTCLCPMTGQPDFATIRIRYVPD, from the coding sequence ATGCCGACCAAGCCCTCGAAGACGCTGGAGGTCGTGCCGAACCCGCACCCGGACCGGGACTACGAGGTCAGCATGACCGCGCCCGAGTTCACGTGCCTGTGCCCGATGACCGGCCAGCCCGACTTCGCGACCATCAGGATCCGCTACGTCCCCGACCA